In Ptychodera flava strain L36383 chromosome 6, AS_Pfla_20210202, whole genome shotgun sequence, the sequence TGTTACGATAACATGCATAATCTTCATCAAAATACTAAATATGAAATCCACTCTGCAGCACAGGCATTGCACATGGACcactattttcatttgatatattaaAGGGCAGtttcaattacaaaaaaatattcatagtttcctgtTAATAACATATCTCAATCTGAGTTTGACAAATACATATAAAAACATTACTGTGATATGCTTCATACACTGAGTTACACGCTTGGGACAGACAATTTGTATCACAAACATTTCACTGTAGATGGATTTCATAGCTCTGACTtgggatcagatttcttgtCACGATGGAAGTTCATCGCCACTGAGTTGATGCAGTAACGTTTGCCTGTTGGTTTTGGCCCATCATCAAATAGATGACCAAGATGAGCACCACACTGAAAAAATGACCATGTGattatgtcaattttgagtcCACAATCAATAACATAAGCAAGGCTGTCAGTCAGTTATCTATAATCCTTTGAACTTTTCATAATCTCTCATCTCTAGTTTTATGTGTGAGTACTCATAAACATTCAAAAATGTGGAATTTTTGTTAAAAGATTTGGTATACCAATCAGTATGAAACTACACTTCATGGAAAGTTACTTTTGTAACTTCGTActgtaagaaaaatgtttacAGAACAGTTAATCTCCTTGCATCCGAGAATTGCCATGTATCTGGCAATACATATGGAAAATTACCAAAGTGTTAATATAAATCATTCCTGTTTCCCCTCCTATTCCATTCTTGGAAGTCATTTTTGAAACCTACAATACGAGAAAATTGGTCATGACTTCCTTACGGCAGCAAAAGTTTGCTCCAAAAGTCTATTTAACtaacaataattaataaataaatacaaatgaaaGTCTTTGTTTCTGAAATGTTTCCATATGAATACAACATTTCTTTGACATGCAACCACATTTAATTAAATACAGGATGTGGCCAAACTTATATACATCAAGCTCTTGTTACCATGAAAAGGTAGCTGTTACTGGTaacttttttaatttcaaatcctAAACTACAACTAACTATTACATGTAGATGACGTGGTATTAATGACATGATGTTTATACAAGATACAGGGACTTTCACTTGGTTGAAAGTATGTTGGTTTCAGGAAAGTGCATTGGCCCTCAAATCACAACTGAAAGACGTGAGACTTTCACACTAACAAACAACCTGTTATGACACTGACAGCTAAGGCTGGCTGTGAACAGATGGTAATTTCAACAGCACTTATGTTGCATTTCAGACATTGTGTACCTCATGCGACACTAGCCCTGACAATGAAAACTAACCAGCCTAAGGATATGGAGCGTGCTTAGCGATGTGAATTTCCCACACAACTGTAGGCAAGTGAGTGAAGCCATCAGTCACCTGGATGTATAGATCAAGGTGTGGAGGGAATACACAATACACACTATCAGTATTTAGAAACTCTCTACCTCAATTGTGCACTATCTTATCTTTAGTCTCAAGAATTTTAAACTGAGTCATTCTTCAGGATACCACTTAATGAATCTATGTGATCTTTGATCAGGCGCAAATCAATTTTCTATCTCAATCAGTTGTAACATCTTCCCACACATAGATTTCAAGTTGCTGACTAATGCTGGATATTTACCTACAATCCATGACTCAATAATATCCCCTCCCCCTAATATTTTTTGTTCTACCACacttgtcttgacattctctgcCTTAATGTGCTtttagtattacatattatcTTTATCAATTGCGTATTGAAGGGGTTGTATATAAGATTTTCTTGAATGATACAATTATATAGTGGGATACAATGTTCATGTTAAAGCCATAATCATAGAATCCCCTGTTACCTAATCGAGCAGACAAGACTTGTGCCATGTTATGTTGAATGAGACTTGTCACAAACTCTGAGAACCACCCACTTTGCATGTCCATTTAGTTAGTGCCTGGCTAAGCATACCTGGGCTGAGGGTATTGTTCCAACTGTATCAACATTGACTATCAGAATTGTCTCACCTTAGGTCATTAAGCCAGCCATTCAGGAAGTAGCGTATTTACTGATCGGTTTAGTTGGATAGCAACACAAAATGATCCGCTGTTTGTTCACATGATTTTAAGGCACTCACCTTTGAACAGATCACTTCTGTGCGCACCATTTGGAAGGTCGTGTCCAGCCTCAATGTGACAGAACCCTCCCTGATAGCATCATAGAAAGATGGCCAACCTGTCAGAGAGATTATTTGAGGAAACAATTGATTAATCCTCTTTTGGGGAGTTAAGtcaaacaaaagtaaaatctAAATCTGATAGGGTGGCAGATGTTTAAGAAAGAGCTCTGAACTTCTTTCCGGTGTTTAATTTGTGCGATTGTAGGCTATGAAATTAAAAGGGTCATCAGTGGGTGTACTTGTCAATGTATTTGCTCATGTTGAACTTTTGTAAGTTTGCTGATACCCAGAGTATGTATTGTATCAATATTGAACTGGCACTACACACAATTGTCCAATAGCAAACAGTTAGACGTTTTAGTTAAAAGCCTGTCAGTTCATCACAATGAACTGTGGGGGCGCTATttacagtatgttgaaatacaccaTCTTCAAATGGGTATGGTGAGATGTTGAAAAACTTAATAAAGTCACTGGGACTCCCGACAGAGAATTTGCCAACATCAACACACAATCTCCTTAATGAAGTTCTGTGgtaaatgtcaaacaaaatgAATGAGAGAAGTATCCTCTCAAGtcaaaaaatggtcaaaaagtAACATtataaggtagaacgcacctcggggacagacattcggactctcaaacttttacaattctcttctggtATACAACAtgagggggttcattttaaagctcttggtgaaagaaactttcaccggcttagtttttcgaaattcgaaaattttcatttttctccatagagttaacacggagatggcggccattttgaattttctaatatcggtaaatcttgagtattaaatttgtttctctagtaccaaaatttgcacggttaccccctatttttattcttgattttgaagagaatgattgaaagattccttgaggaaagttagagcaaagtttaagtctttcacttttgaggtgcatactaccataAGACTGAAAGATGTCTGGGATGATAAAGAGAATGACTGGCTTGAACAATGGGAAATATAATAATAGGGAAAATTAGGGAAGGCTTAGGTACAAAACAGACATAATACGTGAGGGAATATAATTTAAcactgaaaatgcaaaatttctgAATTCAACTCAAGCCTCCTGGAAATAATTGTCAGTTCAAATGTACAAATGAAGAAGCTGTCTTTGACTTTGACAACTATGATCTGATGAAGAGTGatgtcaaaacaaaaatcattttattAGAAATTGGTTGATAAAAATTGTATGCATTCAAGGGTCAAATTAGCCAAAAGTGGATTGAGAATCTTACTCTCCAAAGATTACAAAACTTCTTTATTTAGGTGTTCATTTAATTCACAAGAATTGTAAGCAGCTTAGTGAATGCAAAAATGCATTTCTTATTTTGTCACTGAGAAAATAATACATTAACAACACCACAAATATCAAAAGATTGGCAACCGTaggaattgaaaatgacaacaatGCAATATTAGACATTTTTAATGTGAGAAGTTAAGTTACCCTGCAATGCAACTAAAATGTTATCTGGATGACATTGTACATTTCTTTATAAAACAGTGAAGAAAGTTAATGATTTTATGACCAAGATTTTAAGCCTTGTTAGACTTAACAGTGAATGATGTACATTGTATGCATTCCtataataatatttctttattgatattttttcctctTGTCAAGTTAAATACAGCAGCTActttttttgtgtgaaaaaatcaGTCACTTTTGATGGGGGTTAAGGTTACCCTGCAATGCAACTCCAATGTTATCTTCATGGATGATATTGTACTTTTCTTTATAAGATAATGAAGAAAGTTTACAAGCCTTGTTAGACTTACCGGTGAATGATGTACCTTGTATGCATTCCTATAACATTTTTTTATCGATATAATCTTTCAAGTTCAATACTGTAGCTACTTTTTTCCGGCTTATCCAGTGCTTTCATTTGTTCACttaacatatttacatttaGGTAGATTTGACTTTCATTGCTattaatgttgaaataaatttatcttccCAAAAATGTCTTCTTTTGTATAATGACTTGAATCATCAAATCTAGGAAGTAGTTGAAATCATTACAGATGGTATAAGGTTCACAACTTAACAggatattaaccctttcaggcctgactttccTGACACTTACCAGAGCTACTTGTAGATataggggtttaggcctgaaaggATATTAAGAAATCCCGCTGAGTTATTATTGGCAGTCACAAACTCATACCACTCTGCAAGATGATGACatcaaaatctgttcaatttttttatttacacatGACCCTGACAGTCATTTTCCTAAGGAGGGGCCATGAATGTGTGCAGTAAGGACAAACCTTTAGAGTAAAATAAATGTTGTCGATAAGAAAGTATAAGATTTTCATCAAGTCTTACAATAGGGCATTCATAGCcctataaaatttgaaaaatttgctaATTTAACCAATAATGATAGATTTTCCTGGTGGGTTTTGGCAGATGTTCAATTTTATGTCCCTTCATTGAATGTATACTTCAGGTCTGAATTGACAACAGCCTGTTGCAGATTTAGCATCTTGAGAAGAAAAttgtacaatttttaaaaatttaccaGCTTAAAATTTTGCTTGCATTACGGTGGTGCTGTGTCTCTTAGAAGATGATTCAAACTGTGAGAAATTGACTCTGGGAGACTAAAAAACAACTACTTCTGTCCTATCTTTGGCCACTAGATCCAATGATGATAAACGCTTGGAATCACAACATATCTGCAACTTGCAACATTATAGACCTTAGTGATTATACTATCTCAGACTGAGTTGATTAATTAGATCACAACTATCCCATGCAAGGATTCAATTAGTTGGCTAACTTGATACTTGATGATACTCGATTCATGGTCATGTCATCTATATTTACAACATTTATTTCTTGAACAGAAGTGAAATTTGAAGGTTTAATCTTTACAGCTGCAGTGAGCAAAATTGACTTTACGAGTGCTACATGCACAGCTCTTTTGACTTTGTATGGCAATATGATTAGTGAAGCTGACATGTTTCACATATGCTTAATATTATGTTATCCCACTATATTGGACAATATTTACGTTTTCCTGACAAGTTCGTATTTTGCCATCAGGTCACATTCGTTAAAACTTGTGCAGCACAATGTCTCATTtggttgaacatttgaaggcccctgaaatcacagatattgaaaatataatttttatggactaaagctgttgGTACAGAGCCCAATGGGTAGAAATACTTATGGTTTTGGCTTAATACCacttttcactgagttggctgatgggaaagtgatactgtctggcagaaaAAGGTCAAACATTTGCATTTCCTTCACAGAATCTATGTAGAAATCAATGAAATCTCCAAAAGTTTATCTTCCATCTctctataaataaatatacatatatcctcattcatattcttcaaaaaatcttaaattaCAGAATGTGTAATTTCTAACAGATCAGACAGTGTGTGATTTATGTACTGAAAAtccatatatgttgaaataaagaGTTTCAAGGCCAGTGATTGACCGAGTACATCCTTGCAGTAGTATGCAAAAGGTGTTATCAACCAGAGATTGATTCAACCTCGGATAGGTCCCATAACTTGTTACAAGACAAAATGATTCTTCTGTTTAAAAGAATATCTATTCATGACTTTTTATTCTCTCAACCCTAGTTTTTTACTTCCTCTCATTAATAATGTTCGCTATGTATGTGGCATCCAAAACACATAAAGTACATTTGAAACATTTACAATAACataatttctgatatttttggattgaaactaaataactcaaaatcaCTGAACAGAAAATTGTAGTACTTGTTTGAATGGTGTATTAATGTTGTTTGATAGAAATATATCTATGTACTAATATAGGGCCATAATACTGAACTTGAAACATATTATTTCTCAGTGTTCAAAACAACATATCTTTCTACAGCCCTTCATGTGCCAATTATTGTTTTTCACATGATAAAAGGATTACCAAGGGAAATTTGCCACCTTTCATGTCAAATTGAAACTGTAGACAAGTACATGGATGTACATTTGCTGCCAGATAATAATCATACAACATGTGTAGTTCAGGGGTTTCGTTAAAAGCCGGCCACCGGCCATATGGCCGGCTGTAAGGCGATCACGGCCGCCTGTAATTACCTGAAAATCATGTAAATTGTTCTGCCGCTTACAGGAATGAATAGCTGGTAACAAACGGCATATCggcaaaagtttacaatgatcTGTATCCTTAATGCTGAATTACttgttttcaacacttttgcggggttttcagtgaaaatgttgtgttcattcattcgttcgCATTTGTCGATCACGCTATGCCTCGCTAAGCTATTACAGATGTAGGTACGGTACCGCACGGAATACGTCCAACGTACACAGGGTGGTTTGAGGTTAGGGGTCATTGAGCGTGTGCAGTAACGCAACATTGCGACGGTCATGAGATGTGGGTGAACTGTGAAGTGATTTAGTTGAGTCGAAATGGAGAAATACAGACGGGTTGATGAGGAAAGGTACAGCCGATGGCAATTTCTCAGATCATATTGATACTTTTGCGGcgtttttatgaatatttattggGAAATGTTTCTTCTGAATGCATCAGCAATCGCCCCTACCGCGATCCATGGCCGTGgattgtaaaatgtaaacaacacctTGGCATGGTAGTCGACGTTTGTTCTCggattttaatgattttctttaCGTTTGACTTAATTGCCTTAACTCTGTGGGCGTATAAATATCAAGACTGAATAAATtgaaggtgtaaactttagcagACTGTGACGTTTAGCGGTAGGCTGTAGCACAGTCGTCACACACAGCAATGCAGGAAGTCGAGAAATGGAATAAGCGGCCATGGCTGCTATAGCCTGCACCTATCGCTTTCCTGCAACAAAAGCCGCAATAATTCATTCAATAAACCAGCATTGATGGCTTccaatacatctctgaattcatACCTTGTATGCTTTTTGTGTTGAAGACGATGCATTTTTGAGTGTGGTTTCCAAAAAACGAACACTTTCATAAAACGAACACTTTTTTACAACAGCTGCCGTTGATGATTTGAAAGTAGATCCAGGCTATCTAATGTTGGTCCCTGATCGTTTGAAACATGTAAATAAAGTAGAAATGCCGAGCGACTGGGGGCTAGTGTACTAAGGTTaaagtcaaaattcataaaaatttcattCTGTTCTACCAACAATCATTGGAAATGACTATTTTCAGTGGTGAACTATAGAGGCAAACTGCATCCTAAATTGTACAAGTGAGATTACAATAGCTGCTAAAGTTCTTTGGCTGGATGCAGATTCCTTTGTAGATCATCAGATCATAATAAACATATTTCTGTAAGcaattcttgaaataaaaaatgtaactaACCATTTATGGTTCATGAACTGTTTTGTCCAGTTTTTTAAAAGGCAATTTGGAACCGTGTATTGGTgggcggggaggggggggggggtgttcgTGTCGTATGACCAAACATCCACATGTTTTGCGGTTGATATGGCTTGGCCccctgtaattttcatatggtcccctgtttcaaaacttagtgaaacccctgGAAGTTGGACTCATCCAGCAAGACCATTCAAAACACTGAGATTGCTATGAATGtttgaagtaaaaaaaatctgGTACACAGTAGATCAAGTTTGATGCGTCTCTAGACagatgatcactgatggcatctgTGACATCAGTCTGTAGTTTGTGACCACTTCCTATTTTGGCTTACAGATTATTATATATAGGGCAGGATGCGCATACCCATATGAAATACCTGACAATATCACTCCTTAATCGTTTTACTTGGAGGTTCATGTGTGATTCTTTCACAACTCTGACTGTGTGACTGTACCAGTACTAACATTCATTgcctgtgctgtgctgtgctgtgctgtgctgtataCTTTACTATGCTGCATTTGTTATATACAATGACCATGTAATGCAACTTTTTTGACCTATGATTTTTAGATTGCGGCTGGGTATGATTGctgttgatttattttatttgatgatCAAGGTATAAGTACAACACGTAGGTATCTAGTCATACAAAACATATTGTGACAAGACTTGGAGTGTATCAGATGTGTTCATTTTAGCTCCCATAAGCTTCTGCAATGATAACACCTTAGTTCTatgtaaatttgacattttttggaTGACCATTTTAACATTATAGTTGCTCTCTGGCATTTactattgataaaatgttgataCTATTGATGCATCATTCACTCTTAATATGTGAATCCAAGAATTAAAATGGATTACAGTACAAAACACTGTCAATAAATTTCCACAAAACTGTGTGCATTCCTTTGCATGCATTCATCCACATTTGTGTATTGATACTATTATGACATGACTTCTTCAGCGATTATTCACAGTTTGCCTATTATCACAATATTGTTCATCAATAACTCAAGGAAAAATATTCCCACTTTAAAAACAAATGATTCATGGCTGTGAAAGCTAATCTGCATTGGagacaagatttcattttgCACCTGCATACCGTAATATTCTTACCTgaattcgactgaaatttttcCTTGGTTCTGAAAACAAGTAAATTAACATTCCAATATAAGATAGATTTCACTTAATCACTATTTGGaatgcatttattattatttccgAACAGAAGCTTATTTTTGAATacttgaacattttgaaatttcattataCAACATGACctaaaaagaaaacataaatgGAAGAAACAACTGGTCACTTTAATACGGATATTCAGGTTTTCCTCTGTCAGTACTCAAGGTTATACACAGATTTTACATTATATACATGTTTTTGTGAAACCTACATGCTTTGAGCTACAGCTGTGTACCTTTGGGAGTTTTTTGTGACCTGTTGATGATGTATACATCGATGCATAACATTTGCATTGTGTCCTagaaaacattaatatcaaCACATGTTGTCTCTTACACTGCCAGAGTTCAATATCATCACAATATTTATTACTCTATCAAAACACATCCCAGTGGCCTTAACAATCCAAGGCAAGAGGAGGAATGATCATCATTTTAGTGTTCCCAACAAGTGTTAACTTTTTGTTGCTGTATCTGTGCAAAGATCTAAGGTAACCTGAGTGATACacttttttactgttttctaTGAAATTATGAATCAAATCCTACATAGCCATGATAACAGATGGCCCTGTAACATGGATCATCAAAACTTCTTCAGAGGCTTTGAGCTCATTCATCCATAACATATCATCCATTATCAGAATCATCACCAGATTTCCTGGTTGTTATCATTTCAAATCTGGGTAGTTTTTCTTGAACACCattaaaaatattatcattagGGCCgtaaatattatcaaatgtGAGACAGAACCACCTGTTTCATTCATGTCTATAGCATGAAATATCTTCATTAATTCTACATTGTGACTATTATATCAACACTTTGAAACTTACGTGAAGAGTTCATTACCACACACAACACAGGTAAATATCCCGTCTGCATTCACTTTCACGTACTCACCACTGAAGGGTCTGCAAAACCATGAACAGAAAATAACAAagatagcgtcaatgacactgtagctcccatcctggactatttagtgtttgttctctggtcagatatttgaacatgtgtgaaagggataaagtgcatgaagtgaaaatacttaaaatgtaatgtactggagacagtgaaatatgtttaatgtatttattcagaatataaaatggaaaaaatacagaattagatatatcgaatactgtgatacaacaattaactcaacaagtcatttacaatgacatagtccccacttgcaataggagtattagtcttgatggggcaggaaaatgtggtcattaagaagtatcactggagtatatatgttgagatctatgggcacataggtctatgtcgttgttcccaatttgaaacacatgaggcatgtctaagttatggttctaaatcgggaaaaaagatcagacctctagcagtattggccagccaagaaatacatatgcgcattataatgacgtacaagatgtgacatcttaaggtctaatatcctatcaaaattggagggtatagaatttgtggttactgagatatgcatatatatgtataatcaaggtcaaaggtcatcgaggtcacatgacattttgaaaaaaaaaattatattgctaattatccctatatgccaaaaatcagatctctagctctattcgcttgcccagaattagatgtgtacataattaatgaggtaaagcgtgtgttgtcataaggtctcctatcctactaaatacaaaggacatagcacttatggttacttatttattgacataaacatatattttaggtaaaaggtcatcgaggtcacatgacatttggtcaaaagatttctctcctatagttatccctgtataccaaaaatcagacatccagctctattggcttgctcagaatgagatatgtgcataattgttgaggtacagtatgtggtgtcatacggtgtccaatcataccaaatatgaagggtgtagcacttgtggttactgagttatggacaaatatgtatatttgaggtcaaaggtcaccaaggtcacgtgacattttgtcaaaaaaattgtattgctaagttatccctatataccaaaaatccgacctctagctctattggctcgctcaaaattagatatgcacataattaatgaggtacaatatgtggcgtcataaggtgtcccatcataccatacatgaagggtgtagcacttgtggttactgagttatggacaaatatgtatatttgaggtcaaagatcaccgaggtcacgtgacattttgtcaaaaaaattgtattgctaagttatccctatataccaaaaatcagacctctagctctcttggcttgctcaaaattagatatgcgcataataaatgaagtacaatatgtggcgtcataaggtgtcccatcataccatacatgaaggctgtagcacttgtggttactgagttatggacaaatatgtatatttgaggtcaaaggtcaccaaggtcccgtgacattttgtcaaaaaattgtattgctaagttatccctatataccaaaaatcagacctctagctctattggctcgctcaaaattagatatgtgcataattaatgaggtacaatatgtggcgtcataaaggtgtcccatcataccatatatgaagggtggtagcactcgtggttactgagttatggacaaatatgtatatttgagatcaaaggtcatcaaggtcacatgacattttgtcaaatatccgAGATGTCtacgtgaacggatggactcacggatggacgaacagacggacatgacccaatctataagcccactggacttctggacttcatccatggggactaaaaattgtgtcactgcatcctttttgcaatatgaatacgatgagaaactaaatttttatttttcgtggccttatacatgggagtctatggagatctgcctaatacatgggagtctatggacgtgtaaactaaaaatatgcaaatttcaccacgatttgcccaaatttgggaaaggtcattcctatgcacttccataccaagtttcaaatcaatcggacttgtggtttcagagaagaagattttttgaccaaaaatgggagaaaattacaaaaaaattcatgaaaaatagcaagtccaagatactgacccaagatgtgcacaatcatttcatgtcagcccaaagtacttacatgccaatttttcatgtaatctgctcagtggttattgagttttttcaattttgactgtttttacattttttcacttaatttgcatatttttgg encodes:
- the LOC139134961 gene encoding peptide methionine sulfoxide reductase MsrB-like isoform X2, with the protein product MSRKMREFVGHEYPDVMSAQMTRIVVCIEICGIFILASLSLSNTDSNKDKEANQEQSGMSYHKKAELKHKLTPMQYYVTQEHGTERPFSGEYVKVNADGIFTCVVCGNELFTTKEKFQSNSGWPSFYDAIREGSVTLRLDTTFQMVRTEVICSKCGAHLGHLFDDGPKPTGKRYCINSVAMNFHRDKKSDPKSEL